From Clostridium sp. SY8519:
CCCCTTTGTTGCAAGATAATTGCAAATCGTTTATACTATTATAAATCCAGCGTGAAAAATTTCAAACAGGATATTAAGCGGAAATACAAAGAATGCGTAAGAAAATACAAGAAACCATCAGAGGAAAAATAGAATCCGTCCGCCACAAAATGATTTTCCCGGAAAAAGAACTTCGCTTCTCCGTCATTGAGAACGATACTTTTCAGGGAAAGTTTTCATTTGAGGCGGAAAATCACATGCAGATACGCGGAATTGTCTCCTGCCCGAATTCCCATGTCACATGCCTGAACCCAGGCTTTGACGGCAGGCGGATCCGGATTCCGTTTGAATACCGCAGCGAAGGCATGACCGAAGGCAGTGAAGAGGAAGGATACTTTGTCATCACTTCAAACATCGGCGAATTTCTCTATCCCTATCATGCCGTGATCCGCAAAAATTATACCCATACATCCATCGGATGGATCAAAACCCTGAACGATTTCACAAATCTGGCCAAGCTGAACTGGCCGGAGGCCCTGGCCCTTTTTTCATCCGGTTCCTTTTCCCAGATCTTCCACAAAGGGGAGGAACGGGAACTGGCCCTGTACCGCGGACTTACGAGCAGAGGGTTTTCTTCCGCCCAGATGGAAGAGTTCCTGACCGCCGCCGGCAGAAAAGAGCAGAATTACTTTTTCCTTAATTCTGGCAAGCAGACATTCGTCACCTCTGACCGTCCGATTTCAGACTTTGTGCCGGTGGAGAAGGCAAACTGGGGATATATGCAGATTCACGTCAGCTGCGACAGCGATTTTGTGGAGCTGTCTGCCCCTGTGATTTCCGGAACGGATTTCACCGGAAAACACGCGGAATTCGCTTACCGGATTCTGCCGGAACGCATGCATGACGGCCGCAATCTGGCGCAGATTGTCTTTGAGACCGTTGATCAGCGGGAAACGGTGGAAATTACCGCAGCCAGTGAAGACTCCTTCCGTTACAGGCTGGACAGTCACCGCAGGGATGTTACGGATCTTCAGCTGGAACTGCAGTACATCGGTTTTCGCCTGGGACGGATCGAACAGCAGGCCTGGAAGAAGAATTCCCTGGATATCCTGACGGAATATCAGAACAGTCATCCGGAAGATCTCTGGCATCAGCTGTACGCCGCCTATGTGCGGTTTATCTGCAAAGACACTGCCGCAGCAGAGGAAATTCTTGTGGAATTTGATGCCCGGGCAGACTGGAAACGCACTCCCATGGAAGGGCTTTACCTGTATCTGACCACCTTTCAGAAGGGAGATCCGGAGTATGCGGCGGAGGTGACCGCCCTGGTCCGGGAACTGTATCAGCGTTTTCCCGGCCATCCGGTGCTGGCCTGGGTGCTGCTTTCCATGGATGAAGCGCTGCTGCGCAACGAAGAGCGGAGGTATCTGTTCCTGAAACGCCTGATGACCAGAAGCAGCACCAGTCCCGTCTTTTATCTGGAAGCGTATCGTCTGGCTCTGAAAGATACCGGGCTCCTGAACGTGGGAGACCGGTTCGAACGGCGGTTGGTACACTGGATTCTTGGCGAAAACCTGCTGTTTCCGGACCTGATACCGGTCATTATCCTGATGTCGGAAAAAGATACGGATTACCATCCGCAGATGCTGCAGAATCTGAAACAGTGCTACCAGACCGCCCCGTCAGTGGATCTTCTCAAGGCGATCTGCACATATCTGATCAGTTTTCACCGCTGCCAGGAGTCCGATTTTGCGTGGTATGCCCTCGGGGTCAGAAAGCAGATCAAGGTGGCAGGGCTCTATGAAGCGTTTCTGAAGTGCTGGAATCCGGAAAAAACACCACTGCCGATTCCTGTTGTGAAATATTTCATGATGCAGGACAAGATTCAGTGGAAATGGAAGGCGCGCATCTACGCCTGGCTGATTGCGCACCGTTCCGATTTCGCGGCAGAATGGGACACCTATGACAGACAGATCTGTTCCTTCGCGGCAGAGGCTCTGCGTACCGGCTATCGGAGCGATGAGCTTTTTGATGTTTTCCGGTATTACAAATCCCGTATCCCGCGGAAGCAGTGGGAAGAAGAGAAAAACGACTGTGAGGAAACCAGCAAAATCACTATTGAGAATGACAGCGTCACACATCTCTGTGTCCTGGAGGCGGATTCCCGCCGAATGATTACGGTACCGGTACACAACGGCTGCGCTTTCGTGCGGCTGCCGCGTCAGGAAGCCCTGCTTCTTCTGCAGGATTCTTACGGCAACCTGCACAATCTGCGTTCTTATGTCCGGATCACATCCATGTTTGAGAAGGAAGAAGATGCGGCGGACCGTTTTGCTGTTTCCGCCGCCGCTGCGGAAGCAGAGCCGCAGATCAGTCCGGTGGATGAGACCGCGGCCCGTCTGGAACAGTTTGCGGACAGGCTTTCGGTCATGGACGCGCTGATTGTACAGGGCAAAACGCTGGGACTCCATGTGCAGCGCTACGAAGAGCAGATCCTGGCACGCTCTCTGTTCTGCGGGGAGTTCCCTGAGCACCATGTGCTTTTTTTCAGGGATCTGTGCGCCTATCCGAACAATGAAAGACTCTGTGACGCGTATGTATCCAGGATATCCCTGGAATACCTGTGCGGCCATCTGCCCATCAGCACAGAAGCCCTGACGTATATTCTGCAGTCAGAGGAAAAGGGACATCATCTCAGTGACTACTGCAAGGCGGCCCTGGTCCGGAACTGGTATCTTCCTGTGGAAGAACCGGTACTTTCCCGGGAAAAGGCGGAAGCCCTGCTGCAGGAGCTGATCCTGAAAGGCAGAAGGTTTGACTTTTACAATCAGCTGCCGGAAGAGATCCGGGGCAGATACCTGCTGGACGGCCTGCTTTATATCCAGTTTGCCGGGTCCGCCGGCGCGCATTATGAAATTCGGTATAATATTCGGATGCGCAGCGGCTCTCAGGAAGAAGATGATGTTTACATCACCCGGAGCGCGGCTATGCCGGAGTCCCTGTCCGGGATTTTCTGCGCAGGCATTCCCGCGGTTCCGGGAGCGATGTATCAGTATCAGATTCTATGCGCCGGAGAGCCCTGCACGGACTGGCTTCCCCTGCATCTGGAAGCAGAACCGGACAGCAGATCAGGTTCCCGGATCCGCCGGATGATGGGCCTGGTATCGGAAAACGGGCTGGATGGCCCGCGGGCAGAACAGTATGAAACAGAAAGACAGCTGGCCGATCAGTACTTTGTGCAGATGAGGAATGATGATGAATGGGAAACAATCAGATAATGAACTGTATATCGGAATTGATCTGGGGGAAAAGCGGGCGCTGGTAAGCTTTTATACAGCGGGCATGGTGGAGCCGGAGACCGTCACCACAAGAACCAGCGAAGAGCATTATGAGATTCCCACCGCAATCTGCCGAACCAAAAACGGAAAGCTGTTCTACGGGGAGGAAGCTGTCAAGCGGCGCGCAGAGGAGGGGGCAGTTTTTGCCGATCATCTGCTGCAGCAGGCAGTGCAGCTTCGGACAGAGGAGAAACTGGAAGACCTTACCCTGTTTCTGAAACGACTGACAGCCTTTCGGCGCAGTTATGCCAGAGATATGCAGGAACCGTATCATCTGGGAATCGCGGTTCCCCACCTGAACACGGAAACGGTAAGCATTCTGCTGCAGATCCGTGACCGGCTGCAGATTGCGCCGGAACGGTTTCGAATGACAGACTACCGGGAAAGTTTTTTTGACTATACGATCCTGCAGGACCGGTCCATCTGGAAAAATGACACAGTAATGTTTGATTTTACCGACCGTCAGCTTACCTGCTATCACCTGAAGATACGGGGCAAACGGCATCCCCTTCGCGCCCAGGTGCATACGTCCCGCTGGGAAGTTCCGGAACTGGCCATGGCAGACCGGGGGGAACGGGACCGCTTTTTTTCCGCCCGGGTGGAAGAGTCGTTTCTCGGCCAGAATATATCAGGCGTGTATCTGATCGGCGACGGGTTTGACGGCGGCTGGTTTGACCGCACACTGGAGGCTTTCGGCCCCAGCAAACGGATTTTTATCGGCAAAAATTTATATACAAAAGGCGCCTGCCTGGGGGCCTTCCGCCGTCTGCACGATGAGGGCGAGTGTATTCGTTTTGTATGTGATTATAAGATCCGCCGGGAACTCTGCATCCGGGTCAGCCAGGAGCGGCGGGAAGTCTTTCTGCCGATTGTGACTGCCGGAAAAAACTGGTTTGAAAGCAGTTTTTCCTGCTGCCTGCTCTATAACGGCTCCAGTGAAATCCGGCTGTATGAACGGGAAACCGGGCACGGGCCGAAGCTGCGCCAGACCCTTTTTCTGGATGATTTTCCGGCACGCAAGCCGAAATCCGTGCGTCTGCGGTTTTCCGCATATCCCATCAATGCGGGACAGCTGCTGATTCGGATCAGCGATGAGGGGTTCGGCGGATTTTATCCGAATACGGGAAAAGCATGGAGTTATACGGTGGATCTGAACGAGGACAATGGAAATGAGTGAATTTATCCTGTGCAGCGGGGAAAAAGCGGAACACCCGTATCTGATTATGAAGCGGGAACTTCCGGTTTATACAATGGAAGAACTTTGCTTTTTCCTGCATGAATACCTGTTTTTCTTAAATGAAGAATTTTTCTGTCCGGAACTTTATTCCTGGATCCGGAATGAGCTGAAATTACCCGGACTGGCGTCTTCCCTGATTAATCTGTCCAACCGGGGCGGCTCGCCGTATGAAGCAGCAATGATGATTTTTGATTTCTCCGGCATCTACAGCCTGCAGGAAATGAATGCCATTCGAAGCACCATTCACGATCTGGAGAACCGCACCGATCTTGAGAAGCTGAAATACCGCGCGGATTTTCTGCTGGCGACAGACCGGTTCCGGGAGGCGCTGTATCTATATCTCCGGCTGCTTCAGTCCAAAAACACGTCCCGTATGACAGAAGGCATGCGAAAAGAGATTCTGTTCAATACCGGAGTGATTTACGGCAGGTGTTTTCTCTATGGGGAAGCAGCCGATTACTTTCGCCGGGCGTATCAGCTGGAACCGGATGATACAGCGGCCGCCTGCTATTACCGTGCCCGTTTCCTTGCGGCACCGGATCAGGATCTGAAGCAGGATCCGGAAGTCCCGCTGGAGGACCGGCAGCTGAAAACGATCTGCGGGGAGCTCCGCACTGCGGCCGAGACCAAGCATCCGGCAGAGATCAAAAGCCTGGAATCCTGGTTTGAAACGTACGAACAGCTGATACGATAAACCGGAAGACAGACACCGGGAAAAAATGAATATAATCTCTTTACGTTATTTTTTTGACGTGGTATAATGAGTCGGCTTGGATGGTATCCAGAAAATGGAACTATACCAGATGACTCCTTTTCAGACAGCTGCAGGCTGTCTGGCATAAGCTTATTTTGATCGGAACCGTATCTGTGACAGAACGGCATCCGCTGTCCCGCCTGAACAATGCGATGCATCACCGTATGGATCGCCTGGAAAAAAGGAGGGATGATCATGAAAGCAGGTTTTATTGGCGCGGGAAAGGTCGGCTTTTCCATCGGAAAGCACCTGACAGCGCACGGTACAGAGGTATCCGGCTATTACAGCAGAACACCGGAATCCTCACGGCAAGCGGCAGAATTTACCGGCTCACGGCAGTACATGAGCCTGAAACAGATAGCTGAGGACAGTGACATACTGTTTTTAAGTGTGTGTGACAGTGCGATTGCACCGGTCTGGGAACAGCTGAAAAAACTTCCGCTTCAGAATAAGCTGATCTGTCATTTCAGTGGAGTGTTAAGCTCCGGTATATTTTCAGATATTGAGCGTGTTCACGCTTACGGATATTCCGTACATCCGCTTTTCGCTTTCAGCGACCGGTACGAATCCTACCGGCATCTGGCGGATGCGTTTTTTACCATCGAAGGCAATCCAGAACAAATTCACAGCATCGAGAAGATCTTTAATTCCTGCGGCAATCATACGGCAGTGATTTCTTCGGAGGCAAAAGTGCGCTACCATGCGGCGGCGGCTGTTGCCAGCAACCTGTATGTAGGCCTGGCATTTCTGGCAGAAGAGATGCTGCAGGACTGCGGGTTTTCACCGGAAGCCGCCCATGAGGCGCTGGCTCCGCTGATTCGCGGCAATGCGGAGAATATTGTATCTTCCGGGCCGGTGCAGGCACTGACAGGACCTGTGGAGCGCAACGACACAGATACCGCGGCGGCCCATCTGTCCTGCCTGACCGGACAGGAGCGGGAGATCTACCGGCTGCTGTCACTGAAAGTGCTTCAGGCAGCGCAGCAGAGGCATCCGGACCGTGATTACCGGGAAATGAAAGGGGTATTACAATGAGCAAGACACTGAATACATTTCGTAAAATGAAGGCGGCAGGAGACAAAATCACAATGATTACCTGCTATGACTATTCCATGGCGAAACTGATGAGCGAAGCAGATCTGGACATTCTTCTGATCGGCGACTCCCTGGGCATGACCATTATGGGATATCCGGATACTTTAAGCGTCACCATGGAAGACATGATTCATCATACGGCCTGTGTATCCCGGGGAGCTGGCGATTCCTTTGTGATCGCGGATATGCCGTTTATGTCTTACCAGACCTCGGTCTATGACGCGGTGAAGAATGCCGGCCGCCTGGTTCAGGAGGGACATGCCAACTGCGTGAAATTAGAGGGAGGCGCTTCCGTATGCCCGCAGATCGAGGCGATTGTGAAGGCATCTGTTCCGGTCTGCGCCCATATCGGCCTGACACCCCAGTCGGTCAATGCCTTTGGCGGATTCCGGGTACAGGGAAAAAGCGCGGAAGCTGCCCAGAAGATACTGGATGATGCCCGGAAGGTAGAAGCGGCCGGTGCCAGCCTGGTGGTTCTGGAAGGAATTCCGGCGAAACTTGCGGCAAAGATCACCGAAAACCTGACGATTCCTACCATCGGGATCGGAGCGGGAGCCGGATGTGACGGTCAGGTTCTGGTATATCAGGACATGCTGGGGATGTTTACCGATTTTGTTCCGAAATTTGTCAAACATTTTGCCAGCTGCGGCGCGATCATGAAAAAAGCCTTTTCTGATTATGCGTCAGAGGTGAAAGCCGGTACGTTTCCGGCGGAGGAACACACCTACGGGATTTCCGATGAAATTATGGATGCCCTGAAATAAATACAAGACAGTTCTTGTTCATAAAACAGTTCCTGTGCTATATTTAAGTTTAACTGTCATACCCTGTTCTGCCCGCCTGCAGAACAGCTGTGCCAGATAAATGAAGGAGAGAATTATGCAGATCACAGACAAGATCAAAGAAGCAAAAGAAATTACGCGTGCCTGGGCCCGAGAAGGCCTGACCATAGGCTTCGTTCCCACCATGGGATATCTTCATGAGGGACATGCCAGCCTGATCCGGCGTGCGCGGGAAGAAAATGACCGTGTGGTTGTGAGTATTTTCGTAAATCCGATTCAGTTCGGTCCCACAGAGGATCTGGAAAGCTACCCGAGAGATTTTGAAAAAGACAGCGCCCTGTGCGAATCCCTTGGGGCAGACCTGATTTTCCATCCGGAGCCGGAGGAGATGTACGGGGATCATTTCACAACCTATGTGGATATGACCGTACTGACGGAAGAACTGTGCGGCCTCAGCCGTCCGGTACATTTCCGCGGTGTATGCACCGTACTGACCAAACTGTTTCATATTGTCGCGCCCAGCCGCGCGTACTTTGGAGAGAAGGACGCCCAGCAGCTGGCAGTGGTCAAACATATGGCAGAAGATCTGAATATGGACCTGGAGGTCATCGGCTGCCCGATTGTCCGGGAAGCGGACGGCCTGGCAAAAAGCTCCAGAAACACTTATCTGTCCCCGGAAGAGCGCAAAGCAGCTCTTTGCCTGAGCCGTTCCATCCGGCTGGCTGAACAGATGATCGCAGACGGGGAAAAACGCGCATCCGTGGTTCTTGACGCAATGAAAAAAGAGATCAGCAGCGAACCGCTGGCCCGTATCGATTATGTCAAGGCTGTGGACGGGCTGACCATGCAGCAGATTGAACAGCTGGATGCCCCCGCTCTGATTGCGATTGCTGTTTATATCGGAAAGACACGGCTGATCGATAACACACACATTCGCTGACAGAAGTTACTGTCGGATCCGGAGCTGCCCGGTGCAGCATCGGCCGCCGCAATATATAGTAATCAAATGCAAGTAAGAGGAGACAGATTATGTTTATTACCATGCTGAAAGGAAAAATTCACCGCGCAGTTGTATCACAGGCGGAACTGAACTATGTAGGCTCGATTACAGTGGACGAAGACCTGCTGGATGCAGCCGGAATCATGGAGTACGAGAAAGTTCAGATCGTAGATGTGAACAACGGGGAACGCTTTGAGACTTATACGATCAAAGGAGAGAGGGGCAGCGGAATGATCTGCTTAAACGGCGCTGCCGCAAGATGTGCCTCTGTGGGCGACAGAATTATCATCATGTCCTATGCGCAGATGACACCGGAGGAAGCAAAAGAGATCAAACCCTCGGTTGTTTTCGTGGATGATGACAATCATATTTCACGCATTACCAATTATGAGAAATACGGACATCTCTATGAGGATGAAAAAACAGAGCAGTAATTCCTTCCTGTTTTCCGGAAGAAGTGTACAGAAACGGAGAGATCTATGCTAACAGGCAAAACAGTTGTTCTTGGAGTTACAGGAAGCATCGCGGCCTATAAGGCAGCCGGACTGGCAAGCATGCTGGTGAAACAGCATGCGGATGTCCATGTGATTATGACGAAAAACGCCACGAATTTTATCCATCCGATTGCTTTCGAAACCCTGACCAATCACAAGTGTCTTGTGGATACTTTTGACAGAAATTTTCAGTTTCATGTGGCCCATGTAAACCTGGCGCAGCAGGCGGATCTGATGATGATCGCACCGGCTTCCGCCAATGTAATCGGAAAGCTTGCCCACGGAATCGCGGATGACATGCTCACGACTACCGCAATGGCCTGCCATGCTCCCATGTATATTTCACCGGCAATGAATACAAATATGTACTTAAACCCCATCTTACAGGAAAATCTTGAAATCCTGCGCAGATTCGGAAAGCATATTATTGCGCCGGCCACGGGCATGCTTGCCTGCAGGGATGTGGGAGCCGGCAAAATGCCGGAACCGGAACTCCTTATGGAATATATTCTGGCAGAAATTGCCTGCAAAAAAGACCTGGCAGGCAAAAAGGTGCTGGTTTCCGCAGGACCTACGCAGGAAGCCATCGATCCGGTGCGCTTTATCTCCAACCATTCCACCGGAAAGATGGGATATGCGCTGGCGGAAAACGCGATGCGGAGGGGCGCGGAAGTCACACTGGTCAGCGGACCCTGCTCCATTCAGCCGCCGGAGTTTGTGCAGGTGGTTCCTGTTCGTTCGGCCCAGGAGATGTATGACGCCATTGTACCGCGCAGCGCAGAGGCGGATATCATAATTATGACTGCCGCGGTGGCAGATTACCGTCCGGCTGCTGTCAGTACGGAAAAAATCAAAAAATCAGACCGGGAACTTTCCATTGACCTGACACGGACAAAGGACATTCTCGGCACGCTTGGGAAAAATAAAAAAGCCCATACATTTTTGTGCGGATTTTCCATGGAAACAGAGCATATGCTGGAAAATTCCAGGGATAAACTCCGCAGAAAAAACCTGGATCTGATTGTGGCCAACAACCTGAAAGTAAAAGGCGCAGGCTTCGGAACAGATACCAATGCAGTGACACTGATTGGAAGAAATGAGGAAAAGGAACTGCCGCTGATGGACAAAAAGCAGGTGGCTTCCGGTATCCTCGACTACATTGCGGCACATAGTTCCGCATCTGCCGAAGAGAACTAGTTTTTTCGGCAGTCCGCCCGGGAGGTGGTAGTGATCGACAGCTGTCAGATACGGGCAGCCCGGCACAGAGACGGCCCTATGCTGGTAATTGCCGGTCCGGGATCCGGCAAGACTACCGTGATTACAGAGCGCACCCGCTGGCTGATTGAAGGCTGCGGGGTGCCTCCTTCTGAAATTCTTGTTCT
This genomic window contains:
- a CDS encoding DUF5717 family protein, which translates into the protein MRKKIQETIRGKIESVRHKMIFPEKELRFSVIENDTFQGKFSFEAENHMQIRGIVSCPNSHVTCLNPGFDGRRIRIPFEYRSEGMTEGSEEEGYFVITSNIGEFLYPYHAVIRKNYTHTSIGWIKTLNDFTNLAKLNWPEALALFSSGSFSQIFHKGEERELALYRGLTSRGFSSAQMEEFLTAAGRKEQNYFFLNSGKQTFVTSDRPISDFVPVEKANWGYMQIHVSCDSDFVELSAPVISGTDFTGKHAEFAYRILPERMHDGRNLAQIVFETVDQRETVEITAASEDSFRYRLDSHRRDVTDLQLELQYIGFRLGRIEQQAWKKNSLDILTEYQNSHPEDLWHQLYAAYVRFICKDTAAAEEILVEFDARADWKRTPMEGLYLYLTTFQKGDPEYAAEVTALVRELYQRFPGHPVLAWVLLSMDEALLRNEERRYLFLKRLMTRSSTSPVFYLEAYRLALKDTGLLNVGDRFERRLVHWILGENLLFPDLIPVIILMSEKDTDYHPQMLQNLKQCYQTAPSVDLLKAICTYLISFHRCQESDFAWYALGVRKQIKVAGLYEAFLKCWNPEKTPLPIPVVKYFMMQDKIQWKWKARIYAWLIAHRSDFAAEWDTYDRQICSFAAEALRTGYRSDELFDVFRYYKSRIPRKQWEEEKNDCEETSKITIENDSVTHLCVLEADSRRMITVPVHNGCAFVRLPRQEALLLLQDSYGNLHNLRSYVRITSMFEKEEDAADRFAVSAAAAEAEPQISPVDETAARLEQFADRLSVMDALIVQGKTLGLHVQRYEEQILARSLFCGEFPEHHVLFFRDLCAYPNNERLCDAYVSRISLEYLCGHLPISTEALTYILQSEEKGHHLSDYCKAALVRNWYLPVEEPVLSREKAEALLQELILKGRRFDFYNQLPEEIRGRYLLDGLLYIQFAGSAGAHYEIRYNIRMRSGSQEEDDVYITRSAAMPESLSGIFCAGIPAVPGAMYQYQILCAGEPCTDWLPLHLEAEPDSRSGSRIRRMMGLVSENGLDGPRAEQYETERQLADQYFVQMRNDDEWETIR
- a CDS encoding DUF5716 family protein, which codes for MMMNGKQSDNELYIGIDLGEKRALVSFYTAGMVEPETVTTRTSEEHYEIPTAICRTKNGKLFYGEEAVKRRAEEGAVFADHLLQQAVQLRTEEKLEDLTLFLKRLTAFRRSYARDMQEPYHLGIAVPHLNTETVSILLQIRDRLQIAPERFRMTDYRESFFDYTILQDRSIWKNDTVMFDFTDRQLTCYHLKIRGKRHPLRAQVHTSRWEVPELAMADRGERDRFFSARVEESFLGQNISGVYLIGDGFDGGWFDRTLEAFGPSKRIFIGKNLYTKGACLGAFRRLHDEGECIRFVCDYKIRRELCIRVSQERREVFLPIVTAGKNWFESSFSCCLLYNGSSEIRLYERETGHGPKLRQTLFLDDFPARKPKSVRLRFSAYPINAGQLLIRISDEGFGGFYPNTGKAWSYTVDLNEDNGNE
- a CDS encoding Rossmann-like and DUF2520 domain-containing protein, translating into MKAGFIGAGKVGFSIGKHLTAHGTEVSGYYSRTPESSRQAAEFTGSRQYMSLKQIAEDSDILFLSVCDSAIAPVWEQLKKLPLQNKLICHFSGVLSSGIFSDIERVHAYGYSVHPLFAFSDRYESYRHLADAFFTIEGNPEQIHSIEKIFNSCGNHTAVISSEAKVRYHAAAAVASNLYVGLAFLAEEMLQDCGFSPEAAHEALAPLIRGNAENIVSSGPVQALTGPVERNDTDTAAAHLSCLTGQEREIYRLLSLKVLQAAQQRHPDRDYREMKGVLQ
- the panB gene encoding 3-methyl-2-oxobutanoate hydroxymethyltransferase — its product is MSKTLNTFRKMKAAGDKITMITCYDYSMAKLMSEADLDILLIGDSLGMTIMGYPDTLSVTMEDMIHHTACVSRGAGDSFVIADMPFMSYQTSVYDAVKNAGRLVQEGHANCVKLEGGASVCPQIEAIVKASVPVCAHIGLTPQSVNAFGGFRVQGKSAEAAQKILDDARKVEAAGASLVVLEGIPAKLAAKITENLTIPTIGIGAGAGCDGQVLVYQDMLGMFTDFVPKFVKHFASCGAIMKKAFSDYASEVKAGTFPAEEHTYGISDEIMDALK
- the panC gene encoding pantoate--beta-alanine ligase, with the protein product MQITDKIKEAKEITRAWAREGLTIGFVPTMGYLHEGHASLIRRAREENDRVVVSIFVNPIQFGPTEDLESYPRDFEKDSALCESLGADLIFHPEPEEMYGDHFTTYVDMTVLTEELCGLSRPVHFRGVCTVLTKLFHIVAPSRAYFGEKDAQQLAVVKHMAEDLNMDLEVIGCPIVREADGLAKSSRNTYLSPEERKAALCLSRSIRLAEQMIADGEKRASVVLDAMKKEISSEPLARIDYVKAVDGLTMQQIEQLDAPALIAIAVYIGKTRLIDNTHIR
- the panD gene encoding aspartate 1-decarboxylase; the protein is MFITMLKGKIHRAVVSQAELNYVGSITVDEDLLDAAGIMEYEKVQIVDVNNGERFETYTIKGERGSGMICLNGAAARCASVGDRIIIMSYAQMTPEEAKEIKPSVVFVDDDNHISRITNYEKYGHLYEDEKTEQ
- the coaBC gene encoding bifunctional phosphopantothenoylcysteine decarboxylase/phosphopantothenate--cysteine ligase CoaBC, coding for MLTGKTVVLGVTGSIAAYKAAGLASMLVKQHADVHVIMTKNATNFIHPIAFETLTNHKCLVDTFDRNFQFHVAHVNLAQQADLMMIAPASANVIGKLAHGIADDMLTTTAMACHAPMYISPAMNTNMYLNPILQENLEILRRFGKHIIAPATGMLACRDVGAGKMPEPELLMEYILAEIACKKDLAGKKVLVSAGPTQEAIDPVRFISNHSTGKMGYALAENAMRRGAEVTLVSGPCSIQPPEFVQVVPVRSAQEMYDAIVPRSAEADIIIMTAAVADYRPAAVSTEKIKKSDRELSIDLTRTKDILGTLGKNKKAHTFLCGFSMETEHMLENSRDKLRRKNLDLIVANNLKVKGAGFGTDTNAVTLIGRNEEKELPLMDKKQVASGILDYIAAHSSASAEEN